One window of the Chryseobacterium sp. CY350 genome contains the following:
- a CDS encoding NADP-dependent glyceraldehyde-3-phosphate dehydrogenase: MGSENTQSFKEIFKSESEIPEEYKVSEIHQRVYLLNGELIEWSGDVTEIYSPVCIRTENGLERKLLGSIPNIGPQEAMEVLEASVKAYDNGLGEWPTMSVEGRIKCMQKFVYLMIKERDLIIKLLMWEIGKNLPDSTKEFDRTVDYINQTIDALKDLDRESSRFQQSEGTIAQIRRAPLGVVLSMGPFNYPLNEIFTTLIPALIMGNTIIFKLPKHGVLAHYPLLKAFQEAFPKGTVNTLYGKGSEIITPIMESGKVNVLAFIGSSKVANGLKKLHPKVNRLRAILSLDAKNAAIVTKNANLDIAVSEIILGALSFNGQRCTALKLIFVQKDVAEEFTAKLTKAVSELKPGLPWEKDVKVTPLPELNKPSYLKECIEDAVSKGAKVLNENGGYKEESFVFPAVVYPVNNEMKLYHEEQFGPIIPVVPFESIDEPIDYQVNASHGMQVSIFSEDAMEVSKLIDPFVNLVSRVNINCQAQRGPDVFPFTGRKDSAEGTLSVFDALRSFSIRSLVAAKSTESNKNLLNTIVRDHDSNFLSTDYLF, encoded by the coding sequence ATGGGTTCAGAAAATACACAGTCATTTAAAGAGATTTTTAAAAGTGAAAGCGAAATCCCCGAAGAGTACAAAGTTTCGGAAATTCACCAGAGAGTTTACCTTTTGAATGGCGAACTGATCGAGTGGAGTGGTGATGTTACCGAAATTTATTCTCCGGTTTGTATCCGAACTGAAAACGGTCTGGAAAGAAAACTGCTCGGAAGCATTCCCAATATCGGCCCGCAAGAAGCCATGGAAGTTCTTGAAGCATCTGTAAAAGCTTACGATAATGGTCTTGGAGAATGGCCGACGATGTCTGTAGAAGGTCGCATTAAATGTATGCAGAAATTCGTTTATCTGATGATTAAAGAGCGTGATCTCATCATCAAACTTCTCATGTGGGAGATCGGGAAAAACCTTCCGGATTCTACAAAAGAATTTGACAGAACGGTAGATTATATCAACCAGACTATCGATGCGTTAAAGGATCTAGACAGAGAATCATCGCGTTTCCAGCAGTCGGAAGGTACAATTGCACAGATCAGAAGAGCACCGCTTGGTGTAGTGCTGAGTATGGGACCTTTCAACTATCCTTTAAACGAAATCTTTACCACCTTGATTCCGGCATTGATTATGGGAAATACCATCATTTTTAAACTTCCTAAGCATGGTGTTTTGGCACATTATCCGTTATTAAAAGCTTTTCAGGAAGCTTTCCCGAAAGGAACGGTAAATACTTTATACGGTAAAGGTTCAGAAATTATTACCCCGATCATGGAAAGCGGAAAAGTAAACGTTCTTGCTTTTATTGGGTCAAGTAAAGTTGCAAATGGACTAAAAAAACTGCATCCGAAAGTCAACAGACTACGAGCGATCTTGAGTTTGGATGCTAAGAATGCAGCCATTGTTACTAAAAATGCCAATCTGGATATCGCAGTAAGCGAAATTATTCTCGGAGCACTTTCTTTCAACGGACAGCGTTGTACGGCATTGAAACTGATATTCGTTCAGAAAGATGTTGCAGAAGAATTTACAGCAAAATTAACCAAAGCTGTTTCCGAACTGAAACCAGGTTTGCCTTGGGAAAAAGATGTAAAAGTTACGCCGCTTCCTGAACTTAATAAACCGTCTTATTTAAAAGAATGTATTGAAGATGCTGTTTCTAAAGGAGCAAAAGTTCTTAATGAAAATGGTGGTTATAAAGAAGAATCTTTCGTTTTTCCCGCGGTGGTTTATCCCGTGAATAATGAAATGAAACTGTATCATGAGGAGCAGTTTGGTCCCATAATTCCTGTGGTTCCATTTGAATCTATTGACGAGCCTATTGATTATCAGGTTAACGCCTCACACGGTATGCAGGTGAGTATTTTCAGTGAAGATGCCATGGAAGTTTCAAAGCTGATTGATCCTTTTGTGAATCTTGTGAGCCGTGTCAACATCAATTGTCAGGCGCAGCGAGGTCCGGATGTTTTTCCTTTTACAGGAAGAAAAGATTCTGCAGAAGGTACACTTTCTGTTTTTGATGCACTTCGATCTTTCTCCATCAGATCGCTGGTTGCTGCAAAATCTACAGAATCCAACAAAAATCTTCTGAATACAATTGTAAGAGATCACGATTCTAATTTCTTAAGTACAGATTATCTGTTTTAA
- a CDS encoding type II toxin-antitoxin system RelE/ParE family toxin has protein sequence MMRKVKISSEAKLDLIEIEEYLRNKWNEKVADDFYQKLIDAIEILENSNVNFERYFDTDFRKFLLTKHNTIVYRVIDSEITIVRILQNFQNSEDNYDSLKQ, from the coding sequence ATGATGCGAAAGGTTAAGATTTCTTCCGAGGCAAAATTAGATTTAATTGAAATTGAAGAATATTTGCGTAATAAATGGAATGAAAAAGTAGCAGATGATTTTTATCAGAAACTCATTGATGCGATTGAAATTTTGGAAAATTCAAATGTGAATTTCGAAAGATATTTTGATACCGATTTTAGAAAGTTTCTTTTGACAAAACATAATACGATAGTATATAGAGTAATTGACAGTGAAATAACTATTGTCCGCATCCTCCAAAACTTTCAAAATTCTGAAGATAATTACGATTCTCTAAAACAATAA
- a CDS encoding Rossmann-fold NAD(P)-binding domain-containing protein, translating into MKKLGIIGCGWLGNHIAERLSNQYEIFATTTTVSKVADLESKGFQTTLVSFPNELDPEMKVWEAAKDLDAIVISVPFSGLRGKQVPMNDKRQNLLNFLGDYKGQLFLASSTGVYSQEEKEFSEEDQPAENVESEKFILEKFPQTNILRLAGLMGDDRLLKNYNISDLDQLVNHIHYADICSVVEKMLHNQSEFKIYNVVSPMHPNKEEVINAQKGLPYEGERTTVGRTVSPEKLIRELDFEFQYPDPRYFHL; encoded by the coding sequence ATGAAAAAACTAGGAATCATCGGTTGCGGATGGCTGGGAAACCATATCGCAGAAAGATTATCAAACCAATACGAAATATTTGCAACAACTACGACAGTTTCGAAAGTCGCAGATTTAGAATCTAAAGGCTTTCAAACAACGCTGGTGAGTTTCCCAAATGAGCTGGATCCGGAGATGAAAGTGTGGGAAGCTGCAAAAGATTTAGATGCGATTGTTATCAGTGTTCCGTTTTCGGGATTAAGAGGAAAACAGGTTCCGATGAATGATAAGCGTCAAAATCTTCTCAACTTTTTGGGAGATTATAAAGGTCAGTTGTTTCTGGCAAGTTCTACCGGAGTATATTCTCAGGAGGAAAAAGAATTTTCTGAAGAAGATCAGCCTGCCGAAAATGTAGAGAGTGAAAAATTTATTCTTGAGAAATTTCCACAAACTAATATTTTAAGGTTAGCAGGATTGATGGGTGACGACAGGCTTCTTAAGAACTATAATATCTCAGATCTTGATCAGCTGGTGAATCATATTCATTACGCAGATATTTGTTCGGTTGTCGAAAAAATGCTGCACAATCAGTCAGAATTTAAAATATATAACGTGGTGTCGCCGATGCATCCGAACAAAGAAGAAGTGATCAATGCTCAAAAGGGATTGCCGTATGAGGGAGAGAGAACGACGGTTGGAAGAACTGTTTCACCTGAGAAATTGATTAGAGAATTGGATTTTGAATTTCAATATCCTGACCCGAGGTATTTTCATTTGTAG